ACACGGTATCGGCGGTCGATTCCGTCAGCACGTCCGGCGTATGCGCGAGCACGATGCCGCGCCGCGTGAGATCCGCGACGTCGAAGTTGTCGTAACCGACCGAGATCGTCGACCAGGCCTTCAGCCGCGGTGCGCGATCGAGCATCTGCGGCGTGACCTTCAGGCTCGCGCCGATCGCGCCATGCGCGTCGCCAAGGGCATCGGCGAGCGCGTCGGCGCCGTCGGCCTGCGCGACGTCCGCGTGCTCGCGCAGGTACGCGAGCACGTCATCAGGCAGCGGCTTGTACGCGACGATACGAGGCTTCATCGTTTTCATTTTCCTTGCAGCGGCGTCGCGAGCGGGTGCGCATCGCGCGCCTGGGGTTTGACGGACAGCGTGAGGATCACCGCGGCCACGAGCGCGGCGCTCATGAACGCGTACGATGCGACGGGCGAGCCGGTCGCGCCGTTCAGGTAGCCGACGAAATACGAGCCGACGAACGAGCCGAGCGCGCCCATGCTGTTGATCAGCGCCATCGCGCCGCCGGCGACGTTCTTCGGCAGCAGTTCCGGGACGATGGCGAAGAACGGGCCGTACGGCGCGTACATCGCGGCGCCCGCGACGACCAGCAGCGCATACGAGATCCAGAAATGCGACGAGCCGAGCGCATACGACGCGGCGAACGCGGCCGCGCCGACCAGCAGGAACGGCCACACGAAGCCGCGGCGCGAACCGACCTTGTCGGACGCCCACGACGCGACCAGCATCGCGATCGTCGCCGCCAGATACGGCAGCGCCGACAGCCAGCCGGTCGCGACCATCCCGAGCTCGGAGCCGTTCTTGACGATCGACGGCAGCCACAGCACGAAGCCGTACACGCCGATGCTCCAGCAGAAGTACTGCGCACACAGCTTGATCACGGCCGGCGAGCGGAACGCCTCGCCGTAGTTGCGCACCGGCTTGATCGCCGCCTGTTCGGCCGCGAGCGCGGCATCGAGGTCGAGCTTTTCCTCGGCGGTGAGCCACGGCGAATCGGCCGGCTTGTCCTGCACGAGGAACCACCAGCACACGGCCCAGACGATGGCCGGCACGCCTTCGGCGATGAACATGTGACGCCAGCCGAATTCGTGCACGAGATAGCCCGACACGATCGACATCCACAGCACGGTGACCGGGTTGCCGAGGATCAGGAACGTGTTCGCGCGCGAGCGTTCGTTCTTCGTGAACCAGTTGCTGATGTAGATCAGCATCGCAGGCATCACGGCCGCTTCGACCACGCCGAGCACGAAGCGGATCGCCATCAGCGACGGGATGTTGGTGACCACGCCCGTGAGGGCCGCGCAAGCGCCCCACAGCACGAGGCTGGCGAACACGAGCTTCTTGACGCTGCGGCGCTCCGCATAGATCGCGCCCGGAATCTGGAAGAAGAAGTAACCGAGGAAGAACAGCGCGCCGATCAGCGACGACAGGCCCTTGCTGATCCCGAGGTCCTGGTTGATGCCGGCCGCTGCCGCGAACCCGTAGTTCGCGCGGTCGAGGTAAGCGAGGCTGTAGGTGATGAAAACGATCGGCATGATCGTCCACCAGCGTCGGGCTGCGAGCGTATTGGCCATCAGAATGTCTCCTGTGTCGGAACGAACGCTTGGGCGTGCATCCCGGTTCCTTGCGTTGCCGTGCGCGTGCACGACGAAATGGTCCGCGGATTGTGCCGTGTCCGGCCTCTCATTGCGCGGTGACGGTTTCCTCTAGGCGATCGGCGTCATTGCTGACGTTTTCGAGCCGATCGAGTGCCTCGCGGGTCGGCAAGCCTTCCGAATCGCCGATCACCTGGATCGCGAGCGCCCCGATGCGGTTGCCGCGCGCGACCGCCTGCTCGACCGAGCGGCCTTCCAGCAGCGCGCTGACCACGCCGACCGCGAAACCGTCGCCGGCGCCGACCGTGTCGACCACGTTCGCGACGCGCTCGCCCGCGACCGTGCCTTCGCGACCGTCGGCCGTGCGGAAATACGCGCCCTCGGCGCCCAGCTTGATCACGACGCCGCGCGCACCCTGTGCCAGGTAGAAGCCCGCGATATCGGCCGGCGTATCGTGCCCGGTGAGCTGCTGTCCTTCGGCGAGGCCCGGCAGCACCCAGTCGGCAAGCGTCGCGAGCGCGTTCAGCGTCTTCGCCATCACGTCGGCGGACGGCCACAGCGTCGGGCGCAGGTTCGGATCGAACGAGATCGTCTTGCCCGCCGCGCGCATCTCGCGCGCCAGCCGGAACGCGAGTTCGCACGATGTCGCGGAGATCGCCGGCGCAACGCCCGTCAAGTGCAGATGACGCGCGCCGAGCACGTAGTCGGCCACGTAGTCGTCGCACGACAGGTGGCTCGCGGCCGAGCCCTTGCGGAAATATTCGACGGTCGGGTCGCTGCCGTCGTCGTTGCGCGACTTCAGCTGAAAACCGGTCGGATAGCGCGGATCGACGGTCACGCACGACGCGTCGATGCCTTCGCGCGCGAGCGTATCGAGCACGTAACCGCCGAACGAATCGCGGCCCACCCGGCTCATCCAGCCGACCCGGAAGCCGAGCCGCGACAGGCCGATCGCGACGTTCAGGTCCGCGCCCGCGATCCGTTTCGTGAATTGCGACGCGTGCGCGAGGTGGCCGGGCTCGGCGGCGATGAACATCGCCATCGCTTCGCCGTAGGTCACGACATCGAGTGCTGCCTTCATGAGTGAATTTCCTCCGTATCCGTCGTGCATCACGCGGCGGCGAGCCACGCCACGCGCCGGCCGGCATCGCCCGCCAGGTCAACGGCATCGAACGGGAATTCGATGCCGCGCGGCGCCGCTTGCGGCAGCGCCGCGAGCACGCCCGTGACAAGCGTGTCACCCGGCGCGGGCGCCACCGCGAAACGGCGCGCGCCCTCGCCAGCGACTGCCTTGCAATGAATGTATTCCACGTGCGGCGCAAGCGCGTGCGCGCACGCAAGCGGCGCTTCGCCCGGCCACTGCCAGTTGCCGATGTCGAACGTCATGCCGAGCGCATCGGGCACGCCCGCTTCGGTCAACGCGGCGAACAGCCCGCTGAACTGGGCGAGCGCGCCACCGACCGGCAGCTGGCCGTTCTCGACCACCACGCGGGCGCGGGCACCGCGCGACAGCGCGACGATCTCGGACGCATGCGCGTCGCCGGCGAAGCCGCCGAGCTGGAACTTCACGAAGCGCGCGCCGAGCGCATCGGCTTCCACGAGCGTATCGCGCAACGCATCGGCATCGAGCGCGCCGGTTTCCGTGTACAACGTGGCCGGCGTCGAATAGACCGACCACAGCCCGTGCGCGGTGAGTGCCGCGCCGAGCTCGGCCAGTGCGCCGGGCGTGGCGTCGTCGTCCGATGCGAACAGTTCGCGCCGTACCTCGAAACCGGCCGCGCCGGATGCGGCCGCGGTCGCGATGAATGCCCGGTGGCCCTCCTGACGCACGCGGTCCATTCCGAATGCGCTCGCCACGATCACGATGTCTGCCATTTCTGCCCTTTTTTACCGGAATGGAACCGGTTCCATTTGCTTGAGACGGATGGTGCGCCTCACGTCCGGCGCACGCCATAGAGGAAATCCCTAGGACGGATCGCCACGCGAATGCGCGCCCGCGTATGCGCATCCGGCGTTCCCGCACGCGCGTCGATGCCTATTCGTCGCGGTGCGCGATGCACATGTCGAGAAACCCGGCGGCCACGCGCGACGGCGCGGCGCCATGCGGCACGAGAATCGAGAAATGGCGTGTGAGCGGCGCGGGGGCCAGGGAACGCGGCACGAGCGCCGCATCCTCGTGACGCAGCGACATCGCGGACACGAATCCGACGCCCATCCCCGCGCGCACGGCCTCCTTCACCGCCTCGACGCCCGCGATCTCGAACGCGACGCGCATCGGAGCGCCGCCATGCGCGAACGCGCGTTCGACGAGCTGACGCACGCCGGAACCTTCCTCGCGCAGCACGAGCGGATGTGCGGCGAGCGCGGCGAGCGTGACGCCGGCTTCGTACTCGGGCGCGGCAAGCGGATGTCCGGCCGGCACGACCGCGACGATCTCGTCCTCGTGCCACGCGTGCACGGCGGTGCCGGGCGGCAGCGCCTCGCCCGGCGGCCCTTCGATCATCGCGATGTCGAGCGACGCCAGCGCGGCAACGACGTCGGCCGTATTGCCGCTCATCGTGTGGATCGCCACCCGCGGCACGCGCGGCTGGAATGCCGCGATCAGGTACGGCAGCAAGTAGCTGGCGGGCGTCGTGCTCGCGCCGATGCGCAGCGTGCCGGCGTCGAGCCCGCGCACCGCGTCGCGAAACGCGCGCGCCTGCGCGAACGTGTCGCGCTGCGCGTACGCGTACTGCGCGAGCTGTTCGCCGACCGGCGTCAGGCGGATGCCGCGGCCCTCGCGCTGGTACAGCGGCTCGCCGAACTCGTCCTGCAGCAGGCGCAGCTGGCCCGACACGGCCGGCTGCGACAGATGCAGCGCCACGGCAGCGCGGCTGATGTTCAGGTGTTCGGCGACGGCCGCGAACGTTATCAGTTGATCCGGGGTCATGATGATGAATTATCGGTTTTCCGGATAGTCTACGTCACAAATCACAATTTCTCATATCGATATAACCAAATTAGGATTAGGCCATCGCAACCCGTTTCATCACGGTGCCCCATGTCCACTGCCCCGACTCCCCATCTCCACCACGCCGCGCCGTCGATGCGCGGCCAGTTGAACGGCGTGCTGTTCGTCGCGCTGTTTGCCGCCGCCGTCACCAGCCTGTCGCAACTCCCGGCGATCGCAGGGCTCGGCCTGTCGCCGCTGATCGTCGGCATCGTCGCGGGCGCGCTGTACGGCAACGCGCTGCGCGACGGGATGCCCGCGAGCTGGGCGGCCGGCGTCAACTTTTCCGCGCGCAAGCTGCTGCGCATCGCGGTCGCGTTCTTCGGCCTGCGCGTGAGCCTGCAGGAAATCGCGCAGGTCGGCCTGCCGGGCCTGACGGTGTCGGTGCTGGTCGTCGTGAGCACGCTCGCGATCGGCACCTGGGTCGGCATGAAGGTGATGAAGCTCGATCGCGATGCGGCGCTCCTGACCGCCGCCGGCAGCGCGATCTGCGGCGCGGCGGCCGTGCTCGCGTTCGAGTCGACGCTGCAGTCGAAGCCGCACCAGAGCGCGATGGCCGTGGGCAGCGTGGTGCTGTTCGGCACGCTGTCGATGTTCCTCTACCCGCTCGCGTACCACGCCGGCCTGCTCAATCTCGACCCGACCGGCCTCGGCCTGTTCTTCGGCGGCACGATCCACGAGGTCGCGCAGGTGGTCGGCGCGGCGAGCGACATCAGCCCGCAGGTCGCGCACGTCGCGACGATCGTGAAGATGACCCGCGTGATGCTGCTGGTGCCGGTGCTGCTCACGCTCGGCTGGTGGCTCGCCCGCTCCGCCCGTCCGGCCGATGCGAGCGCCGATGGCGCGCACGGCAAGCGCAAGGTGGCGGTGCCGTGGTTCGCGCTCGGCTTCCTCGGCTTCGTGATCGTCAATTCGCTGAACGTGCTGCCCGCCAACGTCACGCATACGCTGAACGTGCTCGACACCTTCGCGCTGACGATGGCGATGACCGCGCTCGGCATCGAGACCCGCGTATCGCAGATCCGCGAGGCCGGCCCGCGCGCGCTGACCACCGGCCTGATCCTGTACGTCTGGCTGATCGCCGGCGGCTACGCGATCACCTGGGCCGTGCAGCACTGGCTTGGCTGAGCCGCGCATCCACGCCGCGACACGCGCCGCGCCCGACGGGAAGGTCCCGCGGGCGCGGCGCAGTGCTATGCTTCGCGTCGTTTTCCTTCGTCCTCTTCACCACCTCTTTCAGCCGTGCTCTCGTTCCTGCTGAAGCTGCGCACTCGCGCCCAGACGCTGTTCCGCCTGTCGGACGCCCATACGATGCTGATCTGGTCGGCCATCGTCGGCGTCGGCGGCGCGTTCGCCACCATGGCGTTTCGCGAAGGCATCGACCTGATGCAGCGCCTGATCTCCGGGCACAGCGGCAGCTTCGTGCAGATGGCGAGAAGCCTGCCGTGGTACGTGCGGTTCTGGATGCCGGCCGCAGGCGGCTTCCTGGCCGGCTGCGTGCTGCTGCTCGCGACGCGCGGCGTCCGGAAATCCGGCAACACCGACTACATGGAAGCCGTCGCACTCGGCGACGGCGTCGTGCCGGTACGACAGAGCCTGTGGCGCAGCGTGTCGTCGCTGCTGACGATCGGCAGCGGCGGCTCCATCGGCCGCGAAGGCCCGATGGTGCAGCTCGCCGCGCTCGCCGCGTCGCTGGTCGGCCGCTTCGTGCACTTCGACCCGCCGCGCCTGCGCCTGCTCGTCGCGTGCGGCGCGGCGGCCGGCATTACGTCCGCGTACAACGCGCCGATCGCCGGCGCGTTTTTCGTCTCCGAGATCGTGCTCGGCACGATCGCGATGGAGAGCTTCGGGCCGATGGTCGTCGCCTCCGTCGTCGCGAACATCGTGATGCGCGAATTCGCCGGCTACCGGCCGCCGTACGAGATGCCGGTGTTCCCGGCCGTGACGGGTCCCGAGGTGCTGCTGTTCGTCGTGCTCGGCGCGCTGTGCGGCGTGCTCGCGCCGCAGTTCCTGCACCTGCTCGATGCGTCGAAGAACCAGTTCAAGCGGCTTCCCGTGCCACTGCCGGCGCGGCTCGCGCTCGGCGGCCTCGTGGTCGGCGTGATCTCGGTGTGGATTCCGGACGTGTGGGGCAACGGCTACAGCGTCGTGAACCACATCCTGCATTCGCCGTGGACCTGGCAGGCGCTCATCGCGGTGCTGGTGTTCAAGGTGATCGCGACCGCCGCGACGGCCGGCTCGGGCGCGGTCGGCGGCGTGTTCACGCCGACGCTGTTCGTCGGCGCCGTGTTCGGCTCGCTGTTCGGGCTCGCGATGAACGCGCTGTGGCCCGGTCACACGTCCGCGTATTTCGCGTATGCGATGGTCGGGATGGGCGCGTTCATGGCCGGCGCCACGCAGGCGCCGCTGATGGCGATCCTGATGATCTTCGAGATGACGCTGAGTTACCAGGTCGTGCTGCCGCTGCTGGTGTCGTGCGTGTTCGCGTATTTCGTCGCGCGCGCGACCGGCACGACGTCGATGTACGAGATCACGCTGCGCCACCATCAGGACGCGCAGGAACGGCTGCGGCTGCGCACCACCCAGATGCGCGAGCTGATCCAGCCCGCGCAGACGGTCGTGCCGCTTACCGCGAGCGTCGCCGACATGACGCGCGTGTTTCTCGAGTATCCGGTGAAGTATCTGTACGTGACCGACGATGCCGGGCGCTTCCGAGGCGCGGTCGCGTTGAAGGACATCACGTCCGACCTGCTCGAGAAACGTGACACGACCGACAAGACGGCCGCGCACTACGCGCATACGCCGTTTCCGCTGCTCACGCCCGACATGCCGCTCGCGACCGCGCTCGAACGCTTCATGGCGTTCCAGGGCGAACGGCTGCCGGTGATCGAAAGCGAGGCCGAGCCGACGCTCGCGGGCGTCGTGTACAAAACGTCTCTGCTCGACGCATACCGGCGGATGACCGGCGAGCGCTGACCTGTGCGCGGCGCCGCGCGCGATACGGCGCCGCCGCATCCGCGCTCGCGGCGCCGTCCACGCCGACCGGCCGCCGGATCGTTCAGTCCGGCGCGCGCCCCAGCACGACCCGTGCGAAGAACCCCGCGAGCACCGATTCGGCCACGTCGGCCGACACGTGCTGCGGATCAGCCGTGTAGTACGACTGCACGCCGTCGCACAGGCACATCAGGCCGAATGCGAGCGTCTCGGCCGGCAGCAGCAGCGGCGTGCCCGCGCGCTCGGCGAAGCGCTGGATGAATTCGGCCATCTGCAACCGCTTGCCGTGCAGGAACTGGTTG
The sequence above is a segment of the Burkholderia diffusa genome. Coding sequences within it:
- a CDS encoding MFS transporter — translated: MANTLAARRWWTIMPIVFITYSLAYLDRANYGFAAAAGINQDLGISKGLSSLIGALFFLGYFFFQIPGAIYAERRSVKKLVFASLVLWGACAALTGVVTNIPSLMAIRFVLGVVEAAVMPAMLIYISNWFTKNERSRANTFLILGNPVTVLWMSIVSGYLVHEFGWRHMFIAEGVPAIVWAVCWWFLVQDKPADSPWLTAEEKLDLDAALAAEQAAIKPVRNYGEAFRSPAVIKLCAQYFCWSIGVYGFVLWLPSIVKNGSELGMVATGWLSALPYLAATIAMLVASWASDKVGSRRGFVWPFLLVGAAAFAASYALGSSHFWISYALLVVAGAAMYAPYGPFFAIVPELLPKNVAGGAMALINSMGALGSFVGSYFVGYLNGATGSPVASYAFMSAALVAAVILTLSVKPQARDAHPLATPLQGK
- a CDS encoding sugar kinase — its product is MKAALDVVTYGEAMAMFIAAEPGHLAHASQFTKRIAGADLNVAIGLSRLGFRVGWMSRVGRDSFGGYVLDTLAREGIDASCVTVDPRYPTGFQLKSRNDDGSDPTVEYFRKGSAASHLSCDDYVADYVLGARHLHLTGVAPAISATSCELAFRLAREMRAAGKTISFDPNLRPTLWPSADVMAKTLNALATLADWVLPGLAEGQQLTGHDTPADIAGFYLAQGARGVVIKLGAEGAYFRTADGREGTVAGERVANVVDTVGAGDGFAVGVVSALLEGRSVEQAVARGNRIGALAIQVIGDSEGLPTREALDRLENVSNDADRLEETVTAQ
- a CDS encoding TIM barrel protein codes for the protein MADIVIVASAFGMDRVRQEGHRAFIATAAASGAAGFEVRRELFASDDDATPGALAELGAALTAHGLWSVYSTPATLYTETGALDADALRDTLVEADALGARFVKFQLGGFAGDAHASEIVALSRGARARVVVENGQLPVGGALAQFSGLFAALTEAGVPDALGMTFDIGNWQWPGEAPLACAHALAPHVEYIHCKAVAGEGARRFAVAPAPGDTLVTGVLAALPQAAPRGIEFPFDAVDLAGDAGRRVAWLAAA
- a CDS encoding LysR family transcriptional regulator translates to MTPDQLITFAAVAEHLNISRAAVALHLSQPAVSGQLRLLQDEFGEPLYQREGRGIRLTPVGEQLAQYAYAQRDTFAQARAFRDAVRGLDAGTLRIGASTTPASYLLPYLIAAFQPRVPRVAIHTMSGNTADVVAALASLDIAMIEGPPGEALPPGTAVHAWHEDEIVAVVPAGHPLAAPEYEAGVTLAALAAHPLVLREEGSGVRQLVERAFAHGGAPMRVAFEIAGVEAVKEAVRAGMGVGFVSAMSLRHEDAALVPRSLAPAPLTRHFSILVPHGAAPSRVAAGFLDMCIAHRDE
- a CDS encoding YeiH family protein is translated as MSTAPTPHLHHAAPSMRGQLNGVLFVALFAAAVTSLSQLPAIAGLGLSPLIVGIVAGALYGNALRDGMPASWAAGVNFSARKLLRIAVAFFGLRVSLQEIAQVGLPGLTVSVLVVVSTLAIGTWVGMKVMKLDRDAALLTAAGSAICGAAAVLAFESTLQSKPHQSAMAVGSVVLFGTLSMFLYPLAYHAGLLNLDPTGLGLFFGGTIHEVAQVVGAASDISPQVAHVATIVKMTRVMLLVPVLLTLGWWLARSARPADASADGAHGKRKVAVPWFALGFLGFVIVNSLNVLPANVTHTLNVLDTFALTMAMTALGIETRVSQIREAGPRALTTGLILYVWLIAGGYAITWAVQHWLG
- a CDS encoding ClcB-like voltage-gated chloride channel protein, producing MLSFLLKLRTRAQTLFRLSDAHTMLIWSAIVGVGGAFATMAFREGIDLMQRLISGHSGSFVQMARSLPWYVRFWMPAAGGFLAGCVLLLATRGVRKSGNTDYMEAVALGDGVVPVRQSLWRSVSSLLTIGSGGSIGREGPMVQLAALAASLVGRFVHFDPPRLRLLVACGAAAGITSAYNAPIAGAFFVSEIVLGTIAMESFGPMVVASVVANIVMREFAGYRPPYEMPVFPAVTGPEVLLFVVLGALCGVLAPQFLHLLDASKNQFKRLPVPLPARLALGGLVVGVISVWIPDVWGNGYSVVNHILHSPWTWQALIAVLVFKVIATAATAGSGAVGGVFTPTLFVGAVFGSLFGLAMNALWPGHTSAYFAYAMVGMGAFMAGATQAPLMAILMIFEMTLSYQVVLPLLVSCVFAYFVARATGTTSMYEITLRHHQDAQERLRLRTTQMRELIQPAQTVVPLTASVADMTRVFLEYPVKYLYVTDDAGRFRGAVALKDITSDLLEKRDTTDKTAAHYAHTPFPLLTPDMPLATALERFMAFQGERLPVIESEAEPTLAGVVYKTSLLDAYRRMTGER